AACAGTTTGCAAGACCCACATTTtgtctcacttaaaaaaaaaaaatcagacctccTTCATCATTTATTCATACCCACTTAGCATGTGGTACCGCTGCTTGTTTAACATCTGTATTTACACCATAACACACCGAAGCAGGGGTGGGAGCACCCAGGCAAGGAGGGACCCTGCGTGCAAGCAGCTCCAGCACCCAGAAACGGCCCTGGATGTGCAGCGACGCCAGGGATGCTCCAAGCCAGCACAGAGACCGGCACCACGCCTCTGCGTCCCAAGGGATTCAGGCTGCAAATATCCcctttaaaagtcttttccaaaaggatgctttttttaaacagggacATTTTGATTAAACCGAGTTTTGCTTGCTGCAGCACCCACCCACAACTAAAAGACATTCTCAGAACTGACCTAGTTTGGGCAATTTTTACAATATTGCAAGATCCTCCACCCAGGAGCAACAATTTCATCCCGCACCACGTTCCCACCCCACCGACGGGAGCATCCCTGCtctcctggtttgttttttttttattattttgctcttCCCATGAGCCGCAACTGCAcgaaaaggagaaacagaaaagccCCAACAACTTTTGTATTTTCCAGCACAAATATCGTCCCTCGGGACCAATAAATCTTGCAGCAACACCTTCCCACAACGCTCCAGACACCAGAACCTGGGTGCACCCAGCAAGGACCCCAACAGCAGAGCGGGGACCCCTCCAagccccctgcccgcaccccgctCCCAACACGGCTCCGAGAGGGTCTTTAAAATTGCTCTGACCTTTTTGCAGAGGGGGCTCACTCCAGCCGCCATCCCGTGTCTCCTCTCGCGTGGGCTGTCCACGAGCGTCTTTGGGGAGCCGCTCGCAGAGGGAAACGGGGGTCCCCAGGCACCTCCTTAATCGCAACAGATGGAAATTCAGGgagtcttgtttgtttgtttttttaacagccaCAAAACATTTCAGTCCAAACTCCTCTGAGCACAACATCAAGGCCAACGTTGCAAGCAGGAGCCCCCCCCCACGCCTGTGGGGAAACAACCGGGAGccgctgctccccccagccccaccacagaAGAGCAGCATCACCCCACTTTGCTCCCAATTAATTACTGGCTGCAAGCTGTGGGCAATCATCCCTATTTGGGCCCAAAGCAcctttttatcttgtttttcctcttttttttttttttttttttggcaattctCGACGAGGCTAACGGGGCCCAGGTGTTTTTCAGCACCTGGAATGCAGCAGAGCTGCACCATCACCAGACTCTTTTTACTTTAAATTGTGCAGAgaggcaaacttttttttctcttttttaacgcatgcaaaataaattcaatgtggtgggtttttttttaatgcatgcaaaataaattccatgctttttttttttttaatgcatgcaaaaaataacaataaaaattaaaaaaaaatttgcaacgTTGTAAACTCTTGCTGCTCTTAACACCTCCGAAATAAACGCAGCGCAGGGCTGCACGCTTCTTCCAACGCATGGAAAAAAaacggggggagggggcgggactTTTTCCTTGCCTCGCGCGGGGCTGCAAACTTTccggttttttttttaaatcttaacgGATTTTTCTGAATCTTACCTGGAGCCCTGCCGCGAGTCCTCCCGTCCGCGAGGGGGCGCGAGGCCGCCGCCAGGCCGCTCTACACGGCGGGGGTGGTACCGGAAGTGGCGGCGGAAGTGGCGGCCGGTGCCGGGGAGGCCTTGCCGCGGTGCTGCTTATCAGCCCCGGGCGGTGAGTCTGGTAGGGTCGCTCTCCTTCGGTTGGTACCGGCTGGGTACGGCCCGGTGCTTGTAGAGGGACCGTGGTGAGGAGCCCGGTCGTGTTGGGCCGCGCTAAAGGAGCCCGGTCGGTTAGGCCCCGGTGCCCGGTCGGTTGGGCCCTGATGAGCCCCAGTGCCCAGTGAGGGGCCCGGTCGGTTGGGCCCCCGTGCCCAGTAACGGAGCCCGGTCTGTTGGGCCCTGGTGAGTCCCGATGCCTGGTGAGGGGCTCGGTCGGTTGAGCCCCGGTGCACGGTGACAGAGGCTGGTCTGTTGGGTCCTGATGAGCCCCAGTGCCTGGTGAGGAGCCCGGTCGGTTGGGCCCCGGTGCCCAGTAACGGAGCGCGGTCTGTTGGGCCCTGGTGAGCCCCAGTGCCTGGTGAGGAGCCTGGTCGGTTGAGCCTTGGTTGTGGTTGAGCCACAAACCCCGCTGTCCGGCCATTGAGGCAGCAGCCGGCAGAGCTCTAGGGCGGCTCCCACCCCCGCCATGCCCGGCCAGGGGCCGTTAGGGGTCCGTCGGGTGCTGTTGGCACTGGTGGCCAcgctgggctggctgctggccCTGCGGCTGCTGCTCGATCTGCGGGCActggggctgctctgcggggcgcTGGCGGCGCTGGGCGGCTGGCTGGGCCCCCGGGCCCTCAGCCCACCTGGTCAGCGACTGCGGCTGGAGCGCTTTgtcagctccctgcagccccctcctcacTGCCCAGCGGCCGAGGGGAGGCTGGAGAGGGAGATTGCCAGCACCGTCCGCAAGGTGGTGCGGGACTTCGTCGCCTCCTGGTACCGCACTGTCAGCAGTGAGCCGGCCTTCGAGGCTGAGGTGGAGAAGGCCATGATGGGCCTGGCTGCCGAGCTGAGGCGGCGGATGGGTCGAGTGGACCGTCAAGCCCTggcccaccgcctcctcctcctctgcggCCATCACTTGCAGAGCTACCTGCAGGCCCGCGAGGCCCTGAGTGGCGATCCGGAGGGTGGCCGGACTATATGGCGGGAATACAGCCGGCTGGTGGGGCCGCACCCTGCCCTCTGCAGCCCGGCAGCTGAGGTGGGCTACGCCCGGGCTGCTGTGGAGACGCTACTGCGGGCGCTGGTGCCCCGACCCCACTTGGAGACGCGGACGGGACGCTTCATGGTGGTGGAGCTGGTTGCCTGCAACGTGCTGCTGCCGGCCATCAGGAAGATGGCCGACCCTGACTGGATCAACCTGCTGCTCATCGGGGCTTTCTCCAGGAAGCCCCGGGGTGAGGAGCCACTCCCTACACCCCCAGTGCCTGATGTTTTGCCCTTCACGGTGCAGACGGATGCCGCCCCTGCGGGGCTACCCCCCTCACCGAGGGCCACGGACGTGCCCAGgcgagaggcaggggctgctggcgaggaaggagaggaccCGGCGAGTGGGCTGTGCCACACGGAGGAGCCCTTCCTCCGCCCGCGAGCCCTGGGCTCCCTCTTCCCCTGCGAGGGTTTGGAGCTGGAGTCCCCCGCACCCGACACGGGCCAGGACACAGACCTGCTGGCACCGTCGCCCGCGGGGGATTTCCTCGATGAACCCCTCCAGGACACCTCTGCTGTGCTGGAGGGACCAGTCACTTCGGAGGATGGCATGGGGGACCTGGAGGAGGGCATTGCCACCAGCTCGGATGCTGGCCTGCTTCCCACCTCTGCTTTTGCGCTGAGCTCCTGCCCTGACATCCAGATCGACCCCGCAgttgagaaggaagaggaaagcccAGCTGTCCTCAAAAAGTCCTCTTCGCAGAGGCCCTCCAGCTTGGGGAGAGATCTAGGGGCAGCAGAGGGCCCACCACAAAGCCCCTCAGACCCAGGGCAGGCTCTGCCCCTGCTCTCATCCTCCCCAACGGCTTCCATCAGCACCTTCAGCTTTGAGCCCCTCAGCAGCCCCGACGGGCCGGTCGTCATCCAGAACCTGCGGATAACTGGGACCATCACTGCCCGAGAGCACAGCGGGACTGGCTTCCACCCCTACACCCTGTACACCGTCAAGGTAAAGGCTCTCCCGGCGGTCACCCCTTTTCCAAGATCCCCGCACTGCCAGGGGGGCGTGGGCTGGTGTTTGGAGAGAAGGATTTGGGCTGTGTGTGGCTCGACGACAAATTTTGTCTGGCAGCGAGGGGAGTATCAGGCACAGTGTAGCCCTGTAGCCATTCGGGTGCGGGATAGGGGTTCCCACTCTTGGCCAGGGGTCGTTTGGGGCTGTCTGAGTCTTTTGTCTCCTGTTTTCACCATTCCCTTCACTGTGAGGGATTTGTGTGCTGCGCAGCCCCTGTTCCTCAGGAAGGGTGGTCAATCTGAGGAATTGCTGGATGGGACCTCCGTGGGGTCTGGGGACTGTGGGGCCAACAGGGACCATAGCACGTCAGGATTGTTTCGGGGTCTGTAAGGATTATTGACTGTTGCCTTACTCCTCAGTATGAGACAGCCCTGGAGGGTGAGAGCACAGGCAGCCTTCAGCAAATGGCTTACCACACCGTGAACCGCCGTTACCGGGAGTTCCTTAACCTGCAGACCAGACTGGAGGAGAAACCGGAGCTCCGCAAGTTCCTGAAAAGTCAGTGCCTGCATTAGCTTCCCGAGAAAATACTTCTCCCTCTCGCCCCCGTCCGTGCTCCTTTGCTCTGAGGCTATCCTGTCCTGCCTgcgcagctctgggtgctgggctgttTGTGATGCCCAtgtccttgctctgtgcagagctGGCTAGAGGAGAACTTTATTTCTTTTGGCAGCAAATTCCAGTGTTTCAAAACAATCCGTGCTCCTGTTCGGATCACAAGACTTGCTTTTGTGGTTTTGCACCTTAGCAATGAATAGAAACACTGGTATCTGCAAGTGTCGTTTGCGTATAAGAAAGTCAAGTAGTATGTGTTGAACCTAagcttttttaagaaagaaaacaatgttttttctaATGCTACTTATGTGTAAAACTTCACTGAATTTAGCATGTTCCTACATAATCCTTTGGTTTTGACTGGGAAGCTGCTTTGTTGAGAATTTTTGGGCTCTTTGAGTGATCTAAAGTCGTGTTCTTGCTTCTTTAACATTAAAGGCATGGATGATATGATATCAGCAGAACGCAAGTTCTGTATGGATTTAAGATCTGATTCAGCGACCGTGGTTTGAGGGGTGTATTATCTTGGGCTGATGCCGTGGGTAGTGGTAGTCTAAAGCATGACAGCATTAAGATTTTAAAACAACTGTTCCAGTTTTCTCAAGCTTGCTAAtgggtttgtttcctttttgtagaTATCAAAGGCCCAAAGAAACTGTTCCCTGATCTCCCATTTGGAAACATGGACAGTGATAAAGTGGAAGCCAGAAAAAGTCTGCTAGAATCTTTCTTGAAGGTGAGATACTTGCTTGTGTGCGCCTGTGAGCTAGAAAGCAGCGCGCGGGACAGCTCTGGACTGACGGGCCGTGGAGCACATCGGATCTCTTCCACTGCGCTTTACATGATCAAGCTGGGAAACTGACTCAAAAAAGATCTAAAGCTACATCTTTCCTTGCAGCAATTGTGTGCAGTCCCTGAGATTGCAAACAGTGAGGAGGTGCAGGAGTTCCTCGCCCTGAACACCGACGCCAGGATCGCTTTCGTCAAGAAGCCCTTTGTTGTCTCCAGGATAGACAAGGTAGACAAGTGGGAAACTGGTTATCTGAACCACTTTTGACTGCACCTAGACATGGCTCTTGGGCTTCAATGTCTAGATATATGGCTGCGGCAGCAGTAACCAAAAAATTCGGATGCTCTCTGGGTAGCTGGGCTCAGCTCGCCCAGAAAGCCATAAAGCTAGGGAGAGTCAGAGCCCATCTCAAGGAGCCTGGGGGTTATCATGGAAAATAGAGCGCAAGTTTGAAAACTCTTAATTCATATTCAAGGAATAGGAATATATTCAAGAATTGACGGCACTGCTGGCTTTTGCAGATCGTTGTCAATGCCATTGTGGACACCTTGAAGACGGCGTTCCCCAGGTCagagccccagagccccacggaGGATCTCAGCGAGTCTGAAGTGGATGGGAAATCTCAGACAGACGGGAAGAAGGCTAACAGGTAAGGGCTCCTTCAACTTCCCCTGTGCTTTATGTAGAACATGGATTTCGTACGTAAACTGACTCCATTGTGGGGAAGTACCGACTTGGTGCTTTACCTGTCATGGATAATACATTGCTGTCGTACTGTAGCtgaattgttttctctttcacgTACTGAGCAAGGGTTTTGAGTTCCTGTTTGGATAAAGGATTTTCTAAGAATGCTCAGGTTTTCACAGAAGGTGGGTTTCCTCCTGAGGGAGCTGTGAGGTGGTGGCATTTGCCAGCAAAGATGTTGACGCTCCTGGAGAATTGCTTTTTACCCTTAAACATGAGCATGACCTATATATGTGGTGGGTCACTGCAAAATACAGCTATAAGTTGTCTACCTGAAGGCTCACTCCTGCCTCTCCCACGTATTTTGCCAGTGGCATGCCGCCTTGCCCAGCAAACATTTGCATATTTGTTAAGGAGTAGTGTTTAAGGTCATTGCACGTATGTTGCTCACCAAGAGTTTATTTGCTGTTGCTGGTAGTGACGAGCCCCATTGTGCTCATCAGTGATTCTTCCCTTACAGAAGAAGCACGAGTATGGCTTTTTTTCCGGAAAAGTGATGTTTTGCTAGAAAAAGCTGCTTTGGacaaaaagacaaaccaaaaaaGTACAAGTTTTGAAGCGTCTTGGCCGAAAAGGACATTCCTTAATGATAAACAGGCTACTTTATAATTTGTCCCACAATCCCAAACGCCCTTTCGTATCCTCCTTTCTGTGTGTGCGTGTTTATAATTGGATTTCACAATCCTGCTGAGCATGTTTCATCTCAGAGGCTTTTCTGAACGCTTTTCTGAACACTTTCCTGTGTATGCTGCAATGCTCACTCCTCACTGAACAGAAATGCCTACATCTGCATGTAAACTTATATGTAACATACCTGCCAAAGAAGGTGTATGTGTGTGATGGATGTTGGAAAGCCTTGGCTAGGCCCATGTGTAGTTAAGGAAAAGCTCTCTAATGCTTTTGTGGCATGGTTTTACTGTCACCTCTCAGTTATCCTGGGGGCAGATGCTTTTTTGAACCACTTTAGGTCTGATCAGACTTCTTAGCTTGGACATGACCCAGGACAAAGATAGTTGGTCCAGGTTCTTGGCTGAGGCTGGAAAACACATCGCTCACAGCTTGCGGAGGAAACCCTGACTGTGCCGTGTCTCTCCTCCTCAGGTCCAGACTGAGGTTCTCATCCAGTAAAATTGCTCCGGTGCTGAGCGTGAGTGAAGCGCATGACAGGATCGTGTACTCTATCAGGGAGGGCAGCACTGTAAGTTCAGATCCCTCTTGCAATCCTTTCATGATCCTAATCGTTGCCCTGTTTGGGTGCTGGCTTGGAATAATCCGGGTGCACGGGGGTTGTGGCTGCTGCAGCCTTCTTCCCGCGTGCCAGGTCTTTGCAGAAAGGCAATAAGCAGTCCTAGTTGTGCTGTTGGCTACAGCAAGGTGCAAACCAGGTGGTGGGAGGTCGGAGTAGTGGAGATCTCGTGTATCTGTTCTGTGTGCATCTCACTGCTGTGATACTAACACACCGGTGCTTTTGTAGGTCTCTGGCACCCTGTCGCTGGCTGCTATGGAGTCCTTCATCCAGAAGCAGGAGAAGCTGCTGGAGGCAGTCCCCAGCAAAGCTCCCGAAGGCGAGGGCGGCAGAGAAGCTAAGGAAAGCTCCGTGCGGGAGGATATGGACGGGCTGGGCACATCGGAGCAGGGAGCACATCCGGACACAGACTCTGGTGAGCTCAGCCCCTCTATTAGTGCTTCACCGTATCTCCCTTGGTACTGCGACAGCTCCGACATCTCAGCTTGCAAGGTTTTCAGCATGAGGACTTGGTCTCCTGCCTGTTGCACCTTGATTAAAGGGAAGGCAAACTGAGTTTTTCCGGTCCTGTTAGGTGATTGCTCTGGTCTTTATTGCTATTGGAAGCAAATTGGGTCTTGTTGTGTCACTGTAGATCTTCACCTTAGTGTACTCAGTACAGTTACTGCAGAAATAAGTTTCTTAAGGACTGCTTAAACTGCCAATGTTGTAAAGTCAAGCTCTTAGGAACTGATAAATGGCCAAATGACGGTTTCTTGGTAGTCTCAAGTTAGCCTTGATATCTCCATGCACTGTAAAAGGACCTTTTGAGATTCAGTGAAGTTTGGATAGATTTGGTGGGAATAGCAAATATGTAATCGCTGTTCAAGGAAAGATGTTCCTTTTCTGGTTATAGATCCCTCCCCTGAAGCTCAGGGGTGCTATCGCCTCTCAGACCAGTTACAAGATTATCCTGAATGCGAGCAAAAATATGTTCTCTAATCTTTTTCTTGGAATAGTTGAGCTGTATCAGCTGGAAGTTTCCAAAAATTTCACTCCCGTGGTTCAAGTTTGGCAAGCTCTGACTGAAAGCACGTGCTTGTGACAGGATGGATCTGGTATTCTGGAACCTACCCTGTGCTACCAGCTTCGCCTATAATCTTTGAACACACGCCCGCGGTTGTtttggggctgctggggagcaggactgGAATTGGAGGCCAGCGCTCTGCACAGAGCACAAGAGATACAGGCAGGCCAAGTTAGCTGAACTCTTAAGGAAATTTAAGGTAAACGATGTCAAATGCCTGCAGGTCTGTGATGCTTCAGAGCTGAGACAGAGCAGGCTGGTCTGGCAGGGTAAGGGGGATGAAAGTCTGGGGAGCAGCTGGCTAAAAAGGCAACCAGTGTCCCTATCTGCTCACTGGGTGACTTCTTGGAAGAGGTTGGCCAGCAGCTCTCTGAGGAAAGGGACTTGGATGCTACGGGAATAAACAGAGCTTGCTGGCGATGCACTTTGTATGGGGTTATGGTGAAGCTAAACAGCCTGCTCCAGTTTTTGCACAGGGAAGTCAAGTCTTAAAGGGCAGAGCAAGTGAGGAGTAACTTGTGCATGGCCCAGAGCAAGAGGCAGCAAATGCCCTCACATGCCCTGTCTTTTCCAAGTGAAACGGCCTGGAGTTAATTAGTCCAGCTCGTatgcagcagggagaggaagaggaaggaaggagacgtGCTGGGGTCCAGAATCCCTCTCCTCTTTATCTCCAGCAGTAAATCGTGTGTGAACAGGCTCATTGGCTCTCTGCAGACAGAGAGTGGTTGAAAGATCAGGCGTCAGGGAGGGTCAGAGTAGGGGAAGCTGCTGTACAGGAGCTCGCTCTGCCAACAGAGCTGACGCAGTAGCCTCAGGTTGGGGTGCTGGCCTAGGAGTGATTGTCTCATGCAGGTTTGTGGTACCTTGAGCTTATTCTGCATAACACCTATGATGCTTTGGGGCCAAGCCACATAAAAGTAATTCTCTAGCGAGTCGGAATGTGTTTATGCTGTAGGCTTTGACATCCTCCTGAGGATCAGAGAGAAGTTTTACTGTCCCAGATCTGTGTCACCAGGGATATGTGGGCATGTGTGGGTGGGTTTTTGTCTGAACTGATGCATCTGGTTTATCCAGATGTGGTTCATCTGTCTTCCTGCTGAGATTTGGACCTGCCACACGATGGCAGCCTGCAGACACCGACCGGAGTCTTGCGCCTGGAAAACTGCACGTTGGAAGCGGGGAAAGTGTTGCTGAAGACTAGGAAAATAGTCCTCAGCAATGTACCTTTCTCCTGGCTATAGTCACTGCCTTCTTCCTCACCTGTTTCGGGCGCATGCCATCCCCGTGCATGGACTGGGGTTTGATAATCCCTTGGCTTACCTGAGAACGAACTGAGCACTCGGAGCAGCCACGTTCTGGTCTGGTTCGCCCCTTGGTAGGGAGATTGGGGCTGCTTGGATGAAAGTGGAAATGAAAGAGAGTGATCGGGGCAGGAGCCTGGGAGGGCAGGCTCCCCAGGCTGGCTGTGCCGCAGCAGATCATCTGCATGTGGCAGAAGGTGCTAGGCTGGGGAGAAGACCGTCAAGCAGGCTGTTGGGGAAAAGAGTGAGTTTCAGATGATGCTTTCCACCAGGTTTGCTTAGGCGCTGAGTTGGCTTCTTCATCtgaccctcctcttcctcctggcagaCTCTGAGACAGCTTTGGCTGACCTGGCCCTGGACGTGCTTCGTCTGCTGCTGATGGATCACTGGAGCTGGCTGTGCACGGAGAACATCCAGAAGGTCTTCCACCTGCTCTTCGGGACCCTCATTCAAAGGTAAGGCCTCAGCGACCAACCTCACAGCTCTGTGAGGTGGCATTGCCTCTGGAGTTAGTCTAAAATGGAGCTTCTGCCTGAATGCAGATAAATGCTTTCCGTCGCATCAAACGACAAGGTTCTGTAAAGAAGGTGTCGTGTGTATGTAGAGTAAACATCTCGCAGATTTGCACTAGGAGCTGTTTTCACTGTGAGCAGCAACGTAACTAGTAGGCAGCCTCCTGTCCTTTAACAACAGGGGAAAGGAAGGATCCAGACCTGGGAATAGGAGGTTTCTTGCCTCGTGAAAGGGCAAGAGCGCCCAGCTCCTTGGCTCTTCAGGGAGAGATTGGTCTCTGCTGACCTCCTGGTCTCTCGCTGACCAGGGGCTCAGCTTGTTCTTTGCACAAAAGGAGAATGAACAGGCACAGGGAACAGCGTCTTGTCAAGTAACAGCTTGGAGTGTGGCCTCCCAGGGCCTTTGCTCTCGCTGATGCACCCCTTTCTGATCTGCGGTGGGCCAGTAGTGCCTGTGCCTTGGGCATTGACCCACAGATGTATTAGGGAAAGACTTCCTTTCCAGCTGGTATGTACTTGCCAAGCTTTTCTGAGGCCAGTGTCTCTGTGTGGTAAGGCACCAGGCCAAGACACACAAACAGagagcatttctgttttcttgtgtgGGTCGGTGACCATCACTAGCTGAGGATATGGTCCTTTAGAGTCAAAGGAAAGCCTTCCCGGAAAGGCTTTGGCTAGGGGGAGCCTCGGAGCAGCGCTTTTCCCACTCCTGTGCCCTTTTGTCTCTCGCAGGCATTCAAAGCCAGCGTCAGAATGTGCAGGGCAGCACGTTATAACCAAGCTGGTAATTTAAGCTGCCCTCAGCAGAGGTTGCTGGAGCGCTTTGAGGTCAGGGGCTGCTGGCCATCACTCCCCAGTCTGTTTCCgtgggtgggaggaggtgggtTTTGCTCCCATTTCTCCAAAATGGGCTCTGGTCTCTTGGGGAATGAGCTGGAACCCAATCCTTGTGTGTAAGCACAGAAGTATGAGGGCTTGAATATGCACGTCATCACCTCCTAATAAGCTGCGTCCCGGTCAGCCAGGGAGCCAGCGGCACCGACACGTGGCATTGGTATTTTCCACTAGAGAAGCTGTCATACACACAGCACATGCCTGGCTCTGGAAAGTGGAGGAGCTCCGCAGGTTGTGCTA
This region of Calonectris borealis chromosome 24, bCalBor7.hap1.2, whole genome shotgun sequence genomic DNA includes:
- the SNX19 gene encoding sorting nexin-19 isoform X8 produces the protein MPGQGPLGVRRVLLALVATLGWLLALRLLLDLRALGLLCGALAALGGWLGPRALSPPGQRLRLERFVSSLQPPPHCPAAEGRLEREIASTVRKVVRDFVASWYRTVSSEPAFEAEVEKAMMGLAAELRRRMGRVDRQALAHRLLLLCGHHLQSYLQAREALSGDPEGGRTIWREYSRLVGPHPALCSPAAEVGYARAAVETLLRALVPRPHLETRTGRFMVVELVACNVLLPAIRKMADPDWINLLLIGAFSRKPRGEEPLPTPPVPDVLPFTVQTDAAPAGLPPSPRATDVPRREAGAAGEEGEDPASGLCHTEEPFLRPRALGSLFPCEGLELESPAPDTGQDTDLLAPSPAGDFLDEPLQDTSAVLEGPVTSEDGMGDLEEGIATSSDAGLLPTSAFALSSCPDIQIDPAVEKEEESPAVLKKSSSQRPSSLGRDLGAAEGPPQSPSDPGQALPLLSSSPTASISTFSFEPLSSPDGPVVIQNLRITGTITAREHSGTGFHPYTLYTVKYETALEGESTGSLQQMAYHTVNRRYREFLNLQTRLEEKPELRKFLKNIKGPKKLFPDLPFGNMDSDKVEARKSLLESFLKQLCAVPEIANSEEVQEFLALNTDARIAFVKKPFVVSRIDKIVVNAIVDTLKTAFPRSEPQSPTEDLSESEVDGKSQTDGKKANRSRLRFSSSKIAPVLSVSEAHDRIVYSIREGSTVSGTLSLAAMESFIQKQEKLLEAVPSKAPEGEGGREAKESSVREDMDGLGTSEQGAHPDTDSDSETALADLALDVLRLLLMDHWSWLCTENIQKVFHLLFGTLIQRASASSTSHCLGQAGRKISLPYAGKALVRGLPMAWTSVGLL
- the SNX19 gene encoding sorting nexin-19 isoform X13 — protein: MPGQGPLGVRRVLLALVATLGWLLALRLLLDLRALGLLCGALAALGGWLGPRALSPPGQRLRLERFVSSLQPPPHCPAAEGRLEREIASTVRKVVRDFVASWYRTVSSEPAFEAEVEKAMMGLAAELRRRMGRVDRQALAHRLLLLCGHHLQSYLQAREALSGDPEGGRTIWREYSRLVGPHPALCSPAAEVGYARAAVETLLRALVPRPHLETRTGRFMVVELVACNVLLPAIRKMADPDWINLLLIGAFSRKPRGEEPLPTPPVPDVLPFTVQTDAAPAGLPPSPRATDVPRREAGAAGEEGEDPASGLCHTEEPFLRPRALGSLFPCEGLELESPAPDTGQDTDLLAPSPAGDFLDEPLQDTSAVLEGPVTSEDGMGDLEEGIATSSDAGLLPTSAFALSSCPDIQIDPAVEKEEESPAVLKKSSSQRPSSLGRDLGAAEGPPQSPSDPGQALPLLSSSPTASISTFSFEPLSSPDGPVVIQNLRITGTITAREHSGTGFHPYTLYTVKYETALEGESTGSLQQMAYHTVNRRYREFLNLQTRLEEKPELRKFLKNIKGPKKLFPDLPFGNMDSDKVEARKSLLESFLKQLCAVPEIANSEEVQEFLALNTDARIAFVKKPFVVSRIDKIVVNAIVDTLKTAFPRSEPQSPTEDLSESEVDGKSQTDGKKANRSRLRFSSSKIAPVLSVSEAHDRIVYSIREGSTVSGTLSLAAMESFIQKQEKLLEAVPSKAPEGEGGREAKESSVREDMDGLGTSEQGAHPDTDSDSETALADLALDVLRLLLMDHWSWLCTENIQKVFHLLFGTLIQRPAARHLVSC
- the SNX19 gene encoding sorting nexin-19 isoform X3, which codes for MPGQGPLGVRRVLLALVATLGWLLALRLLLDLRALGLLCGALAALGGWLGPRALSPPGQRLRLERFVSSLQPPPHCPAAEGRLEREIASTVRKVVRDFVASWYRTVSSEPAFEAEVEKAMMGLAAELRRRMGRVDRQALAHRLLLLCGHHLQSYLQAREALSGDPEGGRTIWREYSRLVGPHPALCSPAAEVGYARAAVETLLRALVPRPHLETRTGRFMVVELVACNVLLPAIRKMADPDWINLLLIGAFSRKPRGEEPLPTPPVPDVLPFTVQTDAAPAGLPPSPRATDVPRREAGAAGEEGEDPASGLCHTEEPFLRPRALGSLFPCEGLELESPAPDTGQDTDLLAPSPAGDFLDEPLQDTSAVLEGPVTSEDGMGDLEEGIATSSDAGLLPTSAFALSSCPDIQIDPAVEKEEESPAVLKKSSSQRPSSLGRDLGAAEGPPQSPSDPGQALPLLSSSPTASISTFSFEPLSSPDGPVVIQNLRITGTITAREHSGTGFHPYTLYTVKYETALEGESTGSLQQMAYHTVNRRYREFLNLQTRLEEKPELRKFLKNIKGPKKLFPDLPFGNMDSDKVEARKSLLESFLKQLCAVPEIANSEEVQEFLALNTDARIAFVKKPFVVSRIDKIVVNAIVDTLKTAFPRSEPQSPTEDLSESEVDGKSQTDGKKANRSRLRFSSSKIAPVLSVSEAHDRIVYSIREGSTVSGTLSLAAMESFIQKQEKLLEAVPSKAPEGEGGREAKESSVREDMDGLGTSEQGAHPDTDSDSETALADLALDVLRLLLMDHWSWLCTENIQKVFHLLFGTLIQRWLEVQVVNLTCTQRWVQYLQLLQESIWPGGVLPAVPKPARTEEQKKAAAEQALHSLMGILPSVIQEILGTSKCRMSWNLVLESLGQPVINRLSRECETREAMWRSLAFVLEESERHPEKQGLCRPISTFLGHCCLGSSPRYRSWRRKAVQLVHRALASPQHFAENS
- the SNX19 gene encoding sorting nexin-19 isoform X9 is translated as MPGQGPLGVRRVLLALVATLGWLLALRLLLDLRALGLLCGALAALGGWLGPRALSPPGQRLRLERFVSSLQPPPHCPAAEGRLEREIASTVRKVVRDFVASWYRTVSSEPAFEAEVEKAMMGLAAELRRRMGRVDRQALAHRLLLLCGHHLQSYLQAREALSGDPEGGRTIWREYSRLVGPHPALCSPAAEVGYARAAVETLLRALVPRPHLETRTGRFMVVELVACNVLLPAIRKMADPDWINLLLIGAFSRKPRGEEPLPTPPVPDVLPFTVQTDAAPAGLPPSPRATDVPRREAGAAGEEGEDPASGLCHTEEPFLRPRALGSLFPCEGLELESPAPDTGQDTDLLAPSPAGDFLDEPLQDTSAVLEGPVTSEDGMGDLEEGIATSSDAGLLPTSAFALSSCPDIQIDPAVEKEEESPAVLKKSSSQRPSSLGRDLGAAEGPPQSPSDPGQALPLLSSSPTASISTFSFEPLSSPDGPVVIQNLRITGTITAREHSGTGFHPYTLYTVKYETALEGESTGSLQQMAYHTVNRRYREFLNLQTRLEEKPELRKFLKNIKGPKKLFPDLPFGNMDSDKVEARKSLLESFLKQLCAVPEIANSEEVQEFLALNTDARIAFVKKPFVVSRIDKIVVNAIVDTLKTAFPRSEPQSPTEDLSESEVDGKSQTDGKKANRSRLRFSSSKIAPVLSVSEAHDRIVYSIREGSTVSGTLSLAAMESFIQKQEKLLEAVPSKAPEGEGGREAKESSVREDMDGLGTSEQGAHPDTDSDSETALADLALDVLRLLLMDHWSWLCTENIQKVFHLLFGTLIQRASASSTSHCLGQAGRKISLPYAGKALVRVAGSPGG
- the SNX19 gene encoding sorting nexin-19 isoform X11, with product MPGQGPLGVRRVLLALVATLGWLLALRLLLDLRALGLLCGALAALGGWLGPRALSPPGQRLRLERFVSSLQPPPHCPAAEGRLEREIASTVRKVVRDFVASWYRTVSSEPAFEAEVEKAMMGLAAELRRRMGRVDRQALAHRLLLLCGHHLQSYLQAREALSGDPEGGRTIWREYSRLVGPHPALCSPAAEVGYARAAVETLLRALVPRPHLETRTGRFMVVELVACNVLLPAIRKMADPDWINLLLIGAFSRKPRGEEPLPTPPVPDVLPFTVQTDAAPAGLPPSPRATDVPRREAGAAGEEGEDPASGLCHTEEPFLRPRALGSLFPCEGLELESPAPDTGQDTDLLAPSPAGDFLDEPLQDTSAVLEGPVTSEDGMGDLEEGIATSSDAGLLPTSAFALSSCPDIQIDPAVEKEEESPAVLKKSSSQRPSSLGRDLGAAEGPPQSPSDPGQALPLLSSSPTASISTFSFEPLSSPDGPVVIQNLRITGTITAREHSGTGFHPYTLYTVKYETALEGESTGSLQQMAYHTVNRRYREFLNLQTRLEEKPELRKFLKNIKGPKKLFPDLPFGNMDSDKVEARKSLLESFLKQLCAVPEIANSEEVQEFLALNTDARIAFVKKPFVVSRIDKIVVNAIVDTLKTAFPRSEPQSPTEDLSESEVDGKSQTDGKKANRSRLRFSSSKIAPVLSVSEAHDRIVYSIREGSTVSGTLSLAAMESFIQKQEKLLEAVPSKAPEGEGGREAKESSVREDMDGLGTSEQGAHPDTDSDSETALADLALDVLRLLLMDHWSWLCTENIQKVFHLLFGTLIQRLSKSNLSNLYLLS